A part of Acomys russatus chromosome 21, mAcoRus1.1, whole genome shotgun sequence genomic DNA contains:
- the LOC127205176 gene encoding probable tubulin polyglutamylase TTLL2 codes for MTANIFTLSIKGHNIKKTKPLRMKEEAPGTALKPLVFRVDESTPRVVQSVLLERGWDKFDEQRQDVEDWNLYWRSSSFRMAEHVNVKPWQRLNHHPGTTTLTRKDCLAKHLAHMRRLYGEALYEFTPLTFIMPNDYTKFVAEYFKEKQVLGTKPSYWICKPAELSRGRGIVIFSDIRDLIFKGTSYVVQKYICNPFLVGRYKCDLRIYVCVTGFRPLTIYMYQEGLVRFATEKFDLSNLQDYYAHLTNSSINKSGVSYQKIKEVVGQGCKWTLSRFFSYLRNWDVDDLLLRQKINRMVILTVLAVAPSVPVASNCFELFGFDILIDENLKPWLLEVNYSPALTLDCSTDVSVKRNLVHDIIELIYLNGLRSEEEKCSVASLGSAKVSLGGCQRELRTAPNSPPYISLIHSPPYMSLIQFASRRSSKSSPAVQRAHVRVWPKHTRTSKLREMMNRQDLLLTREAAKSKPKLKAWRTPHKVLAQSEPHKTKRPGPAGVLPDAGHAPNDHAGNFVLIFPFNEATFGASRNGLNVKRIIQELQKLMNKQLSSDKS; via the exons ATGACTGCAAACATTTTTACCCTGTCCATAAAGGGGCATAATATAAAG AAAACAAAGCCTTTGAGGATGAAAGAGGAAGCCCCGGGGACCGCCTTGAAGCCGCTGGTGTTCCGGGTGGATGAGAGCACACCCCGGGTTGTACAGAGTGTCCTCCTTGAGCGTGGGTGGGACAAGTTTGACGAGCAGCGTCAGGATGTGGAGGACTGGAACCTCTACTGGAGGTCGTCCTCCTTCCGCATGGCGGAGCACGTCAATGTCAAGCCCTGGCAGAGGCTCAACCATCACCCAGGGACAACCACCCTCACCAGAAAGGACTGCCTGGCCAAGCACCTGGCGCACATGAGGAGGCTCTACGGCGAGGCCCTCTACGAGTTCACACCCCTGACGTTCATCATGCCCAACGACTACACCAAGTTTGTAGCCGAGTACTTCAAGGAGAAGCAGGTTCTGGGCACCAAGCCAAGCTACTGGATCTGCAAGCCGGCAGAGCTGTCTCGAGGGAGGGGGATAGTCATTTTCAGCGACATTCGAGATCTCATCTTCAAGGGCACGTCATACGTGGTGCAGAAATACATCTGCAACCCTTTCCTCGTGGGCAGGTACAAGTGTGACCTCCGCATCTATGTCTGCGTCACCGGCTTCAGGCCTTTGACCATTTACATGTACCAGGAAGGGTTAGTGCGGTTCGCCACCGAGAAGTTCGACCTCAGTAACTTGCAGGACTATTACGCCCACCTGACCAACAGCAGCATCAACAAGTCTGGGGTCTCATACCAGAAGATCAAGGAGGTGGTGGGCCAGGGCTGCAAGTGGACCCTCAGCAGGTTCTTCTCGTACCTTCGGAACTGGGATGTGGACGACCTGTTACTGAGGCAGAAGATCAACCGCATGGTGATCCTCACGGTCCTGGCTGTGGCTCCGTCAGTGCCCGTCGCCAGCAACTGCTTCGAACTTTTTGGATTTGACATCCTTATTGACGAGAACCTGAAGCCGTGGCTTCTAGAAGTCAACTACAGCCCTGCTTTGACCTTGGACTGTTCCACAGATGTCTCTGTGAAGAGGAACCTTGTCCATGACATTATTGAGCTGATTTACTTAAATGGCCTGAGGAGCGAGGAGGAAAAGTGCAGCGTGGCTTCTTTAGGGAGCGCCAAGGTCTCCCTGGGGGGCTGTCAGCGCGAGCTCCGCACagcccctaactcccctccctaCATTTCTCTCATACACTCCCCTCCCTACATGTCTCTCATACAGTTTGCAAGCAGGAGAAGCAGTAAAAGCAGCCCAGCTGTCCAGAGAGCACACGTGCGTGTGTGGCCCAAGCACACACGGACCTCCAAGCTCAGAGAGATGATGAACAGGCAGGACTTGCTTCTGACGAGAGAGGCAGCCAAGAGCAAGCCGAAGCTCAAGGCTTGGCGGACGCCTCACAAGGTGTTAGCACAGTCAGAGCCCCACAAGACGAAGAGGCCTGGGCCCGCGGGCGTCCTCCCAGACGCGGGGCATGCACCAAATGACCACGCAGGcaattttgttctcatttttcctttcaatgAGGCTACTTTCGGGGCCTCCAGGAACGGATTAAATGTCAAAAGAATAATTCAAGAGCTCCAGAAATTAATGAATAAACAACTCTCAAGTGATAAAAGCTAA